The following are from one region of the Nicotiana tomentosiformis chromosome 7, ASM39032v3, whole genome shotgun sequence genome:
- the LOC138896200 gene encoding uncharacterized protein, with product MAESMIQQTFYRGINTTNQCVVNQLDGGNFMTMPYAEACEILDEMEDTSSTWQNKANVPQGDPNVIHPHKELHNHGRAIADLTTTMNQLAKAQLQQVQGPEQVNAMEGVSMMVNKRRQKGQQVQNRVEHFVQDDSGFDQDESYNEKEEEVQYVNNYQWQRNNSQGPSQQQWRSQGNQENWNNQNHQGNWSGGNNNQGQISQALNTRSKGALPSDTVVNPNGGNNMGHAMAITTRSGKGGEATTSNQRRVVDDDVVIQEDEIPSNVVQANEEARIEIDENVEDTQEEVNPSREHVIDISEPSLSINVPLVEVLEQMPGYAKFMKDLVTKKRSMNCERLLCQSSM from the exons atGGCTGAgtctatgattcaacaaaccttctaccgGGGGATCAacactaccaatcaatgcgtggtcaaccaacttgacggtgggaatttcatgacaatgccatatgccgaagcttgtgaaatcttggatgaaaTGGAGGATACTTCATCGACATGGCAAAATAAAgctaatgttcctcaaggtgatccaaatgtgattcacccaCACAAGGAATTACATAATCATGGGCGAGCAATTGCCGATTTGACgaccacaatgaatcaattagccaaagctcaacttcaacaagttcaaggtcctGAGCAAGTGAATGCAATGGAAGGTGTgagtatgatggtgaacaaaagaaggcaaaagggtcaacaagtacaaaaccgtGTGGAACactttgtgcaagatgatagtggatttgaccaagacgaatcatataatgagaaagaggaagaagtgcaatatgtgaacaactatcAATGGCAAAGAAATAATTCTCAAGGCCCGAGTCAACAACAATGGCGTTCTCAAGGAAACCAagaaaattggaacaatcaaaaccaccaaggcaattggagtggtggtaacaacaatcaag ggcaaatctctcaagctttaaacactcgttctaagggggcactacctagtgacacggtggtgaacccgaatgGTGGGAATAAcatgggacatgccatggccataACCACacggagtggaaaaggtggggaggcaacaacctcaaaccaaagaagagttgtggatgatgatgtagtgattcaagaagatgaaattccaagcaatgtggttcaagctaatgaagaagcgaGAATTgagattgatgaaaatgtggaggataCCCAAGAAGAAGTAAACCcttctagggaacacgtgattgacatatcggaaccg agcttatccattaatgttCCATTGGTTGAGgtgttggaacaaatgcccggctatgcaaagttcatgaaggatttggtgacaaagaaaagatcaatgaattgtgaaCGCCTACTTTgccaaagttctatgtga